Proteins from a genomic interval of Phenylobacterium sp. LH3H17:
- a CDS encoding Tat pathway signal sequence domain protein, which yields MRRSLLLAAGLSLAVTAVPELAAAQRRPNDQERQEQEAAKKKKRESEWSDVQAPLPALRNAGPCPYVKVLYDAARYVEFKDNREASANVAYSGEIQGISAGCQYKDSDPIKVTMEVLFELGKGPQATADTKSYRYWVAVTKRNDSVITKQYFDLPVKFAEGQDRIYATEEIGQITIPRATATTSGSNFEILVGFDVTPQMAAFNRDGKRFRVNAGQATVAGSAEPR from the coding sequence ATGCGCCGTTCCCTTCTGCTCGCCGCCGGCCTCTCCCTGGCCGTCACCGCGGTTCCCGAGCTTGCCGCCGCCCAGCGCCGGCCCAACGACCAGGAGCGCCAGGAGCAGGAGGCGGCCAAGAAGAAGAAGCGCGAGAGCGAATGGAGCGACGTCCAGGCGCCGCTGCCGGCCCTACGCAACGCCGGCCCCTGTCCGTATGTGAAGGTGCTCTACGACGCCGCGCGCTATGTGGAGTTCAAGGACAACCGCGAGGCCTCGGCCAATGTCGCCTATTCGGGCGAGATCCAGGGCATCTCGGCCGGCTGCCAGTACAAGGACAGCGATCCCATCAAGGTGACGATGGAAGTGCTGTTCGAGCTGGGCAAGGGTCCCCAGGCGACCGCCGACACCAAGAGCTACCGCTACTGGGTCGCCGTCACAAAGCGCAACGACAGCGTCATCACCAAGCAGTACTTCGACCTGCCGGTGAAGTTCGCCGAGGGCCAGGACCGGATCTACGCCACCGAGGAGATCGGCCAGATCACCATCCCGCGCGCCACCGCCACCACCAGCGGCTCGAATTTCGAGATCCTGGTCGGCTTCGACGTGACGCCGCAGATGGCGGCCTTCAACCGGGACGGCAAGCGCTTCCGGGTGAACGCCGGCCAGGCCACGGTCGCGGGCTCCGCCGAACCGCGATGA
- the gcvH gene encoding glycine cleavage system protein GcvH, whose amino-acid sequence MRFTKDHEWVSLDGDVATIGITAYAADQLGDVVFVETPEAGKAVKAGDGLAVVESVKAASDVYAPISGEVVEGNAALGDAPETVNDQPEKAGWFAKIKIADKAEYEALMDRAAYEDFLGTL is encoded by the coding sequence ATGCGTTTCACCAAGGACCATGAGTGGGTCTCCCTCGATGGCGACGTGGCCACGATCGGCATCACCGCCTACGCCGCCGATCAGTTGGGCGACGTGGTGTTCGTCGAGACCCCCGAGGCGGGCAAGGCCGTGAAGGCCGGCGACGGCCTGGCCGTGGTCGAGAGCGTCAAGGCCGCTTCAGACGTCTACGCGCCGATCTCCGGAGAGGTGGTCGAGGGCAACGCCGCCCTGGGCGACGCGCCCGAGACCGTCAACGACCAACCCGAGAAGGCCGGCTGGTTCGCCAAGATCAAGATCGCCGACAAGGCCGAGTACGAGGCCCTGATGGACCGCGCCGCCTACGAAGACTTCCTGGGGACCCTGTAA
- the rnhA gene encoding ribonuclease HI, whose product MTPEVVIYTDGACSGNPGPGGWGAVMISGAHVREICGGEPASTNNRMELMAAIQSLEALKKPCKVELHTDSTYVMKGISEWIHAWKKRGWKTADKKPVKNDDLWKRLDTARQRHDVAWRWVKGHNGHELNERADALARQGLKDALPA is encoded by the coding sequence GTGACGCCTGAAGTGGTGATCTACACCGACGGCGCCTGCTCGGGGAATCCCGGCCCCGGCGGCTGGGGGGCGGTGATGATCTCCGGCGCCCATGTGCGCGAGATCTGCGGCGGCGAGCCGGCCAGCACCAACAACCGCATGGAGCTGATGGCCGCCATCCAGTCGCTGGAGGCCTTGAAGAAGCCCTGCAAGGTCGAGCTGCACACCGACTCGACCTATGTGATGAAGGGCATCTCGGAGTGGATCCACGCCTGGAAGAAGCGCGGCTGGAAGACCGCCGACAAGAAGCCAGTCAAGAACGATGACCTCTGGAAGCGCCTCGACACCGCCCGCCAGCGCCATGACGTCGCTTGGCGCTGGGTGAAGGGCCACAATGGCCACGAACTCAACGAACGCGCCGACGCCCTGGCCCGCCAAGGCCTGAAGGACGCCCTTCCCGCCTGA
- the argS gene encoding arginine--tRNA ligase, which produces MSDLKRGLSEAVGTAFAAAGLPAELGRVTPSDRPDLADFQCNGALPAAKRAGRNPREVAAEVVAGLAGDTRLAGVEIAGPGFINLKLSDAALSQRAREIAADPRLGAAPVVAPRKILVDYGGPNVAKPMHVGHLRSSIIGESIKRIYRFRGDSVVGDAHFGDWGYQMGLLIGAVTDENPAVKGAVDALNAGTGEDAQAVAVFEQNVSLGDLDRLYPEAAARGKAEPEYRDRARKLTAELQARKPGHFLLWRHFAKVTKVALERDFHALGVDFDIWKGESDVDQLIAPMVEELDAKGLLVDDQGARIIRVTRQGDKRELPPLLVVSSEGSAMYGTTDLATIVDRKATFGPDQVLYVVDQRQADHFEIVFRAAQIAGYAAEGQLEHVGFGTMNGTDGKPFKTREGGVLKLNDMIVMTRDKARERLHEAGLGAELDPEAFEDTAHKVAVAALKFADLQNFRGTSYVFDLDRFSSFEGKTGPYLLYQAVRVKSILRRAADEGVEAGQITVSEPAERDLVLLLDAFDQALADAYDKKAPNFLAEHAYKLAQAFSKFYAACPIMTAEAPVRASRLALAQTTLRQLEQALELLGIEAPERM; this is translated from the coding sequence ATGAGCGATCTGAAACGGGGCCTCAGCGAAGCGGTCGGGACCGCCTTCGCCGCGGCGGGACTGCCGGCCGAACTCGGCCGCGTGACGCCGTCCGACCGGCCCGATCTCGCCGACTTCCAGTGCAACGGCGCCCTGCCGGCCGCCAAGCGCGCCGGGCGCAACCCACGCGAGGTGGCCGCCGAGGTCGTCGCGGGCTTGGCGGGCGACACCCGCCTGGCCGGCGTGGAGATCGCCGGGCCGGGCTTCATCAACCTCAAGCTCAGCGACGCGGCCCTTTCACAGCGGGCGCGCGAGATCGCCGCCGACCCGCGTCTGGGCGCCGCGCCGGTCGTCGCGCCGCGCAAGATCCTCGTCGACTACGGCGGACCGAACGTGGCCAAGCCGATGCATGTCGGCCATCTGCGGTCCTCGATCATCGGGGAGTCCATCAAGCGCATCTACCGGTTCCGGGGCGACAGCGTGGTGGGCGACGCCCACTTCGGCGACTGGGGCTATCAGATGGGCTTGCTGATCGGGGCGGTCACCGACGAGAACCCCGCCGTCAAGGGCGCGGTGGACGCTCTCAACGCCGGAACCGGCGAGGACGCCCAGGCCGTCGCGGTCTTCGAGCAGAACGTCAGCTTGGGCGACTTGGACCGCCTCTATCCGGAGGCGGCCGCCCGCGGCAAGGCCGAGCCTGAATACCGCGACCGCGCCCGCAAGCTCACCGCCGAGCTCCAGGCCCGCAAGCCGGGACATTTCCTGCTGTGGCGACACTTCGCCAAGGTCACCAAGGTGGCCCTGGAACGCGATTTCCACGCCCTCGGCGTCGATTTCGACATCTGGAAGGGCGAGAGCGATGTCGACCAGCTGATCGCTCCGATGGTCGAGGAGCTGGACGCCAAGGGCCTGCTGGTCGACGACCAGGGCGCGCGGATCATCCGGGTGACCCGCCAGGGCGACAAGCGCGAGCTGCCGCCGCTGCTGGTGGTCTCGTCGGAGGGGTCGGCCATGTACGGCACCACCGACCTAGCCACCATCGTCGACCGCAAGGCGACCTTCGGCCCCGATCAGGTCCTCTATGTGGTCGACCAGCGCCAGGCCGACCATTTCGAGATCGTCTTCCGCGCCGCCCAGATCGCCGGCTACGCCGCCGAGGGCCAACTGGAGCATGTGGGCTTCGGCACCATGAACGGCACGGACGGCAAGCCGTTCAAGACCCGCGAGGGCGGGGTTCTGAAGCTGAACGACATGATCGTCATGACCCGCGACAAGGCCCGTGAGCGCCTGCACGAGGCGGGCCTGGGCGCCGAGCTGGATCCGGAAGCCTTCGAGGACACCGCGCACAAGGTGGCGGTGGCGGCGCTTAAGTTCGCCGACCTGCAGAACTTCCGCGGCACGTCCTATGTCTTCGACCTGGACCGCTTCTCCAGCTTCGAGGGCAAGACCGGCCCTTATCTGCTCTATCAGGCGGTGCGGGTGAAATCGATCCTGCGCCGGGCCGCCGACGAAGGCGTGGAGGCCGGGCAGATCACCGTCTCCGAGCCGGCCGAGCGCGACCTCGTCCTGTTGCTGGACGCCTTCGACCAGGCCCTGGCCGACGCCTATGACAAGAAGGCGCCGAACTTCCTGGCCGAGCACGCCTACAAGCTCGCCCAGGCCTTCTCGAAGTTCTATGCGGCCTGTCCGATCATGACCGCCGAGGCCCCGGTACGGGCCTCGCGCCTGGCGCTCGCGCAGACGACCCTCCGCCAGCTGGAGCAGGCCCTGGAACTGCTTGGAATTGAAGCGCCCGAACGGATGTAG
- the gcvT gene encoding glycine cleavage system aminomethyltransferase GcvT, translating to MSRSPSVSDETLKTTPLNAAHIAAGARMVPFAGYSMPVQYRDGVLKEHLWTRENAGLFDVSHMGQARLRGVSPLSAFEEVTPGDFIGLKPGKQRYSVLLNKTGGIIDDLMAARPISPDGGGDDGLFVVVNGACKDNDFKVIDSELAGQVRIDRLDDRALMALQGPKAAEVLAAHAPQAAKMVFMDSASFEAFGTDVIVSRSGYTGEDGYEISVPAAEAERVWNLLLADERVRPIGLGARDSLRLEAGLPLYGHDVDETVSPIEADLGFAVSKKRRDARDFPGASRIARELAEGVSRKRVGLTVLEGAPAREGAEIADEAGNVVGVVTSGGFSPSLGKPIAMGFVPPALAAAGTKLKVIVRGKPQAAEVTAMPFVPHRYIRKL from the coding sequence ATCAGCCGGAGTCCAAGCGTGTCCGACGAGACCCTGAAGACCACACCGCTCAACGCCGCGCATATCGCCGCCGGCGCGCGGATGGTGCCCTTCGCCGGCTATTCCATGCCCGTGCAGTACAGGGACGGGGTGCTGAAGGAGCATCTCTGGACCCGCGAGAACGCCGGCCTGTTCGATGTCTCGCACATGGGCCAGGCCCGCCTGCGCGGGGTCTCGCCGCTCTCGGCCTTCGAGGAGGTCACCCCCGGCGACTTCATCGGCCTGAAGCCCGGCAAGCAGCGCTATTCCGTCCTGCTCAACAAGACGGGCGGGATCATCGACGACCTGATGGCCGCCCGGCCAATCTCTCCCGATGGGGGGGGCGACGACGGCCTGTTCGTGGTGGTCAACGGCGCCTGCAAGGACAACGATTTCAAGGTCATCGACAGCGAGCTGGCCGGCCAGGTGCGGATCGACCGCCTGGATGACCGGGCGCTGATGGCGTTGCAAGGTCCCAAGGCCGCCGAGGTGCTGGCCGCCCACGCGCCCCAGGCCGCGAAGATGGTGTTCATGGACTCAGCCTCGTTCGAGGCCTTCGGGACCGACGTCATCGTCTCACGCTCGGGTTATACCGGCGAGGACGGCTACGAGATCTCGGTCCCGGCCGCCGAGGCTGAGCGGGTCTGGAACCTGCTGCTGGCCGACGAGCGGGTGCGGCCGATCGGCCTCGGCGCCCGCGACAGCCTGCGCCTGGAGGCCGGCCTGCCGCTCTACGGGCACGACGTCGACGAGACCGTCAGTCCCATCGAGGCGGACCTCGGCTTCGCAGTTTCCAAGAAGCGCCGCGACGCCCGCGACTTCCCGGGCGCGAGCCGGATCGCCCGGGAGCTGGCCGAGGGGGTGAGCCGCAAGCGTGTCGGCCTGACCGTGCTGGAAGGCGCCCCGGCCCGAGAGGGCGCCGAGATCGCCGACGAGGCCGGGAACGTGGTCGGGGTCGTGACCTCGGGCGGGTTCTCGCCCTCGCTCGGCAAGCCCATCGCCATGGGCTTCGTGCCCCCAGCGCTCGCCGCGGCCGGCACGAAGCTGAAAGTCATCGTCCGGGGCAAGCCGCAGGCGGCGGAAGTCACCGCCATGCCCTTCGTTCCCCATCGCTACATCCGCAAGCTCTGA
- the thrB gene encoding homoserine kinase — MAVYTDITDEELTGLLADFDLGAPLAFKGIAEGVENSNFLLETEAGRFFLTIYEKRVRADELPFFLGLLSWLSEHGYPSAAPVADRAGKVLTEVRGKPAAIVTFLPGLSVRRPTAAHCREAGEGLARLHLATQGYPGTRANDLGQDAWAPMFERLAGAADALKPGLAKTIAGDLDRLAARWPTGLPAGIVHADYFPDNVFFQGGKFAGTIDFYFACIDAYAYDIAVALNAWCFEADGSFNITSARALVAGYEVHRPLSPAERAALPILAHGAAMRFFLTRLNDWGATPAGALVRPKDPLEYERKLAVHRAAPDLVLFGDPT, encoded by the coding sequence ATGGCCGTCTATACCGACATCACCGACGAGGAGCTGACCGGGCTCCTGGCCGACTTCGACCTCGGCGCTCCCCTGGCGTTCAAGGGGATCGCCGAAGGCGTGGAGAACTCCAACTTCCTGCTGGAGACCGAGGCCGGGCGCTTCTTCCTGACCATCTACGAAAAGCGGGTCCGCGCCGACGAGCTGCCCTTCTTCCTGGGCCTGCTGAGCTGGCTGTCCGAGCACGGCTATCCCAGCGCCGCGCCGGTCGCCGACCGGGCGGGCAAGGTCCTCACCGAGGTGCGCGGCAAGCCCGCCGCCATCGTGACCTTCTTGCCAGGCCTGTCCGTGCGGCGGCCCACCGCCGCCCATTGCCGCGAGGCGGGCGAAGGCCTGGCCCGGCTGCACCTGGCGACCCAAGGCTACCCCGGGACCCGCGCCAACGACCTGGGCCAGGACGCCTGGGCCCCGATGTTCGAGCGCCTGGCCGGCGCGGCCGACGCCCTGAAGCCGGGCCTCGCCAAGACGATCGCCGGCGACCTCGACAGGCTCGCGGCGCGGTGGCCGACGGGTCTGCCCGCGGGCATCGTCCACGCCGACTATTTCCCCGACAACGTCTTCTTCCAGGGCGGCAAGTTCGCCGGGACGATCGACTTCTACTTCGCCTGCATCGACGCCTACGCCTACGACATCGCCGTGGCGCTCAACGCCTGGTGCTTCGAGGCAGACGGCAGTTTCAACATCACCAGCGCCCGCGCCCTGGTGGCAGGCTACGAGGTCCACCGGCCGCTCAGCCCCGCCGAGCGCGCGGCCCTGCCGATCCTGGCCCATGGCGCGGCCATGCGTTTCTTCCTGACCCGCCTGAACGACTGGGGGGCGACGCCGGCCGGCGCCCTGGTGCGGCCCAAGGACCCGCTGGAATACGAGCGCAAGCTCGCCGTCCATCGCGCCGCGCCGGACCTGGTGCTGTTCGGAGACCCCACGTGA
- the ispH gene encoding 4-hydroxy-3-methylbut-2-enyl diphosphate reductase, giving the protein MLQDPRPRRPLKVLLATPRGFCAGVDRAIQIVERAIEKYGAPVYVRHEIVHNRHVVDRLKALGAVFVEELSECPTDRPVVFSAHGVPKSVPAEAKGRQMLYLDATCPLVSKVHVEAQRHFDSGREIVLIGHAGHPEVVGTMGQLPDGAVALIETVEDARAYTPKNAANVAFATQTTLSVDDTAEIVAALKERFPEISAPHKEDICYATTNRQDAVKAVASQAEVLLVLGSANSSNSVRLVEVARRSGARAAHLIDDAAGLDLAWLDGASTVGITAGASAPEDLVQGLIDRLGEAFDVTVEDVDTVLETVSFKLPRLLSA; this is encoded by the coding sequence ATGTTGCAAGACCCCCGTCCCCGCCGTCCGCTCAAGGTCCTGCTGGCCACGCCGCGCGGGTTCTGCGCCGGCGTCGACCGCGCCATCCAGATCGTCGAACGCGCCATCGAGAAGTACGGCGCCCCGGTCTATGTGCGCCACGAGATCGTCCACAACCGCCATGTGGTGGACCGGCTGAAGGCCCTGGGCGCGGTGTTCGTGGAGGAGTTGTCGGAGTGCCCCACCGACCGGCCGGTGGTGTTCTCCGCCCACGGCGTGCCCAAGTCGGTGCCCGCGGAGGCCAAGGGCCGCCAGATGCTTTATCTCGACGCCACCTGCCCCCTGGTCTCCAAGGTGCACGTGGAGGCGCAGCGGCATTTCGACTCCGGCCGGGAGATCGTGCTGATCGGCCATGCCGGCCATCCCGAGGTGGTCGGCACAATGGGCCAGCTTCCGGACGGCGCGGTCGCCCTGATCGAGACCGTCGAGGACGCCCGAGCTTACACGCCGAAGAACGCCGCCAATGTCGCCTTCGCCACCCAGACCACCCTGTCGGTGGACGACACCGCCGAAATCGTGGCCGCGCTGAAGGAACGCTTTCCGGAGATCTCCGCGCCCCACAAGGAGGACATCTGTTACGCCACCACCAACCGCCAGGATGCGGTGAAGGCCGTGGCGTCTCAGGCCGAGGTGCTGCTGGTGCTGGGTTCGGCCAATTCGTCGAACTCCGTGCGGCTGGTCGAGGTGGCGCGGCGCTCGGGCGCGCGGGCCGCCCATCTGATCGATGACGCCGCGGGCCTGGACCTGGCCTGGCTGGACGGCGCGTCCACCGTCGGGATCACCGCCGGCGCTTCCGCGCCGGAGGATCTGGTCCAGGGCCTGATCGACCGGCTGGGCGAGGCTTTCGACGTCACGGTGGAGGACGTCGACACCGTGCTCGAGACGGTGAGCTTCAAGCTGCCCCGGCTGCTGAGCGCCTAG
- the gcvPA gene encoding aminomethyl-transferring glycine dehydrogenase subunit GcvPA has translation MRYLPLTPADRAEMLGIIGAATIDDLFADVPAAARKADLFDLPLHAGELEVERELSALAAMNRPAGAGPFFCGAGAYRHHVPATVDHVIQRSEFLTSYTPYQPEIAQGTLQVLFEFQTQVAALTGLEVANASMYDGSTACAEAVMMAQRVTRRKKAVVSGGLHPHYAATTQTIAHAEGMDITRLPAAIDAEAAVIEAIDAETACVVVQTPNVFGVVTDVTKIAEAAHAAGALLIVVTTETVSFGLLKSPGEMGADIAVAEGQSIGNGLNFGGPYIGLFACREKLVRQMPGRLCGETVDAQGRRGFVLTLSTREQHIRREKATSNICTNSGLCALAFTIHLSLLGERGLRELAELNHSKARELRDALAKVAGVEILTPRFFNEFAIRLKGDAAATVEALLADGIVAGVPFFRLAPEAGMDDVLLVAATETTTTKDIAAFADALARRTGQ, from the coding sequence ATGCGCTACCTTCCGCTTACCCCGGCCGACCGCGCCGAGATGCTCGGCATCATCGGCGCGGCCACCATCGACGACCTGTTCGCCGACGTGCCCGCCGCCGCCCGCAAGGCCGACCTGTTCGACCTGCCGCTGCATGCGGGCGAGCTGGAGGTGGAGCGGGAGCTCTCAGCGCTCGCGGCCATGAACCGGCCGGCCGGGGCGGGCCCCTTCTTCTGCGGCGCCGGCGCCTATCGCCATCATGTGCCGGCGACGGTCGACCACGTGATCCAGCGGTCGGAGTTCCTGACCAGCTACACGCCCTACCAGCCGGAGATCGCCCAGGGGACCCTTCAGGTCCTGTTCGAGTTCCAGACCCAGGTGGCTGCGCTGACCGGGCTCGAGGTCGCCAACGCCTCGATGTACGACGGCTCCACGGCCTGCGCCGAGGCGGTGATGATGGCCCAGCGGGTCACCCGCCGGAAAAAGGCCGTGGTCTCCGGCGGCCTGCATCCGCACTACGCCGCCACCACCCAGACCATCGCCCATGCCGAGGGCATGGACATCACCCGCCTGCCGGCCGCCATCGACGCCGAGGCCGCGGTCATCGAGGCCATCGACGCCGAGACCGCCTGCGTCGTGGTCCAGACCCCCAACGTGTTCGGCGTGGTGACCGACGTGACGAAGATCGCGGAGGCCGCCCACGCCGCCGGCGCCCTGCTGATCGTGGTGACCACCGAAACCGTGTCCTTCGGGCTGCTGAAGTCGCCCGGCGAGATGGGCGCCGACATCGCCGTGGCCGAGGGCCAGTCGATCGGCAACGGCCTGAACTTCGGCGGCCCCTATATCGGGCTCTTCGCCTGCCGCGAGAAGCTGGTCCGCCAGATGCCGGGCCGCCTGTGCGGCGAGACGGTGGACGCGCAAGGCCGGCGCGGTTTCGTGCTGACCCTGTCGACCCGCGAGCAGCACATCCGCCGCGAGAAGGCGACGTCGAACATCTGCACCAACTCGGGCCTCTGCGCGCTCGCCTTCACCATCCACCTGTCGTTGCTGGGGGAGCGGGGCCTGCGCGAACTGGCCGAGCTCAACCACTCCAAGGCCCGCGAGCTGCGCGACGCGCTCGCCAAGGTCGCCGGGGTGGAGATCCTCACGCCACGGTTCTTCAACGAGTTCGCGATCCGCCTGAAGGGCGACGCGGCGGCCACCGTCGAGGCCCTGCTGGCCGACGGGATTGTCGCCGGCGTGCCGTTCTTCCGCCTGGCGCCCGAGGCCGGCATGGACGACGTCCTGCTCGTCGCCGCCACTGAAACCACCACCACGAAGGACATCGCCGCCTTCGCTGACGCCCTCGCCCGGAGGACCGGCCAATGA